A window of the Cystobacter fuscus genome harbors these coding sequences:
- the metK gene encoding methionine adenosyltransferase: protein MPTDYLFTSESVTEGHPDKIADQISDGVLDAILSKDPQGRVAVETLVKTGLAIVAGEVTTNCYVDIPKIVRSTICRIGYTDSSMGYDGNTCGVMVAIEGQSQDIARGVDNKKEQGAGDQGMMFGFACDETPEFMPAPIHYAHALTRRLADVRRKTHDWLRPDGKSQVTVEYRGGRPVRIDAVVLSTQHSDDISNKKIHEAIREDVIAKALPKKLIDAKTKIYINPTGRFVIGGPMGDSGVTGRKIIVDTYGGMGRHGGGAFSGKDPSKVDRSAAYMGRYIAKNVVAAGLARRCEVQVSYAIGVADPVSVLVETFGTAAVPEEKIVAAIKQTFGLKPREITEHLDLLRPIYQKTAAYGHFGRAEKEFTWERIDKKDALRAFVGLSASAPAPAPVAASTRLKAAV from the coding sequence ATGCCGACTGACTACCTGTTCACCTCCGAATCCGTCACTGAAGGGCACCCGGACAAGATCGCCGATCAGATCTCCGACGGGGTGCTGGACGCCATCCTCTCCAAGGATCCCCAGGGCCGCGTGGCCGTGGAGACCCTGGTGAAGACGGGTCTGGCGATCGTCGCTGGTGAGGTGACCACCAACTGTTACGTCGACATCCCGAAGATCGTCCGCAGCACCATCTGCCGCATCGGCTACACGGACAGCTCCATGGGCTATGACGGCAACACCTGCGGCGTCATGGTGGCCATCGAGGGCCAGAGCCAGGACATCGCGCGCGGCGTGGACAACAAGAAGGAGCAGGGCGCGGGCGACCAGGGCATGATGTTTGGCTTCGCCTGTGACGAGACGCCGGAGTTCATGCCGGCCCCCATCCACTACGCCCACGCGCTCACCAGGCGCCTGGCGGACGTGCGCCGCAAGACGCACGACTGGCTGCGTCCGGACGGCAAGAGCCAGGTCACCGTCGAGTACCGGGGCGGCCGTCCCGTGCGCATCGACGCGGTGGTGCTGTCCACGCAGCACTCGGACGACATCTCCAACAAGAAGATCCACGAGGCCATCCGCGAGGACGTCATCGCCAAGGCCCTGCCCAAGAAGCTCATCGACGCCAAGACGAAGATCTACATCAACCCCACCGGGCGCTTCGTCATCGGCGGCCCCATGGGCGACTCGGGCGTGACGGGCCGGAAGATCATCGTGGACACCTACGGCGGCATGGGCCGTCACGGTGGCGGTGCCTTCTCGGGCAAGGATCCGTCCAAGGTGGATCGCTCGGCCGCGTACATGGGCCGCTACATCGCCAAGAACGTGGTGGCCGCGGGACTCGCGCGCCGCTGCGAGGTGCAGGTCTCCTACGCCATCGGCGTGGCCGACCCCGTGAGCGTCCTGGTGGAGACCTTCGGCACGGCCGCCGTGCCCGAGGAGAAGATCGTCGCCGCCATCAAGCAGACGTTTGGCCTCAAGCCGCGCGAGATTACCGAGCACCTGGATCTGCTGCGCCCCATCTACCAGAAGACCGCCGCGTACGGTCACTTCGGCCGCGCGGAGAAGGAGTTCACCTGGGAGCGCATCGACAAGAAGGATGCCCTGCGCGCTTTCGTGGGCCTCTCCGCGTCGGCGCCGGCGCCGGCGCCGGTGGCCGCCAGCACCCGCCTCAAGGCGGCCGTCTGA